A window of the Amycolatopsis solani genome harbors these coding sequences:
- a CDS encoding FABP family protein produces MTASGDEAIVAAEKRAESTRARNLPLWDDLPIPNDTANLREGPNLNDACLALLPLVGVWRGEGEVDYPTIDGPRKFAQQLTISHDGRPFLIHEARAWLLDDDGNVIRPAARESGFWRPQEDDTIELLLTHNTGIIELYYGKPRNQTSWELGTDAVVRTATAKDVTAAQRLYGLIDGSLGYVEERAMVGQELQPHSSALLHRVVG; encoded by the coding sequence ATGACCGCCAGCGGCGACGAAGCCATCGTGGCAGCGGAGAAGCGCGCGGAGAGCACCCGGGCGCGCAACCTCCCGCTGTGGGACGACCTGCCCATCCCCAACGACACCGCGAACCTGCGCGAGGGGCCGAACCTCAACGACGCCTGCCTCGCGCTGCTGCCGCTCGTCGGCGTGTGGCGCGGTGAGGGCGAGGTCGACTACCCGACCATCGACGGCCCGCGCAAGTTCGCGCAGCAGCTCACGATCTCGCACGACGGCCGGCCCTTCCTGATCCACGAGGCCAGGGCCTGGCTGCTCGACGACGACGGCAACGTCATCCGCCCCGCCGCCCGCGAGTCCGGGTTCTGGCGGCCGCAGGAAGACGACACGATCGAGCTGCTGCTCACGCACAACACCGGCATCATCGAGCTGTACTACGGCAAGCCGCGCAACCAGACGTCCTGGGAGCTCGGCACCGACGCGGTGGTCCGCACGGCCACGGCGAAGGACGTCACCGCCGCCCAGCGGCTGTACGGCCTGATCGACGGCTCTCTCGGCTACGTCGAGGAGCGCGCGATGGTCGGCCAGGAACTGCAGCCCCACAGCTCCGCCCTGCTGCACCGCGTCGTCGGCTGA
- a CDS encoding DUF1416 domain-containing protein yields the protein MAVDDSCGAPVQVATPADYDTRGQVVLAGKVTGENGPVGGAFVRLLDGGGDFTGEVVSSADGDFRFYAAPGDWTVRALHRTGNGEATVTAEGPGVHQLAISVA from the coding sequence ATGGCGGTTGACGACAGCTGCGGCGCACCGGTCCAGGTGGCCACGCCGGCGGACTACGACACACGCGGCCAGGTCGTGCTGGCCGGCAAGGTGACGGGCGAGAACGGCCCGGTCGGCGGCGCGTTCGTCCGCCTCCTCGACGGCGGCGGCGACTTCACCGGCGAGGTCGTCTCCTCGGCCGACGGTGACTTCCGCTTCTACGCGGCGCCGGGCGACTGGACGGTTCGCGCCCTGCACCGCACGGGCAACGGCGAGGCCACGGTCACGGCCGAAGGCCCCGGCGTCCACCAGCTGGCGATCTCGGTCGCCTGA
- a CDS encoding sulfurtransferase, with amino-acid sequence MSREDVLVTTQWAEENLDTPGVVFAEVDEDTTAYDGGHIRGAVKFDWRKDLQDGVRRDFVSKEGFEKLLSEKGISNDDRVILYGGNNNWFAAYAYWYFKLYGHQNVQLLDGGRKKWELDGRELNSDEVKRPATEYKAQDQDLSLRAFRDEVVQSIGAKNFVDVRSPDEFSGKLLAPAHLPQEQSQVPGHIPGALNVPWAKVANEDGTFKTEDEIKELYKDEGIDEGKGTIAYCRIGERSSIAWFALHELLGYEDVKNYDGSWTEYGSLVGVPVELGAK; translated from the coding sequence ATGAGCCGTGAAGACGTCCTGGTCACCACTCAGTGGGCCGAGGAGAACCTGGACACCCCCGGCGTCGTGTTCGCCGAGGTCGACGAGGACACCACCGCGTACGACGGAGGCCACATCCGGGGCGCGGTGAAGTTCGACTGGCGCAAGGACCTGCAGGACGGGGTGCGTCGCGACTTCGTCTCCAAGGAGGGCTTCGAGAAGCTCCTGTCGGAGAAGGGCATCTCGAACGACGACCGCGTGATCCTGTACGGCGGCAACAACAACTGGTTCGCCGCCTACGCGTACTGGTACTTCAAGCTGTACGGCCACCAGAACGTCCAGCTGCTCGACGGCGGCCGCAAGAAGTGGGAGCTCGACGGCCGTGAGCTGAACTCCGACGAGGTCAAGCGCCCCGCCACCGAGTACAAGGCGCAGGACCAGGACCTGTCCCTCCGCGCGTTCCGCGACGAGGTCGTCCAGTCGATCGGCGCGAAGAACTTCGTCGACGTGCGTTCGCCGGACGAGTTCTCCGGCAAGCTGCTCGCCCCGGCGCACCTGCCGCAGGAGCAGTCCCAGGTCCCCGGGCACATCCCCGGCGCGCTGAACGTGCCGTGGGCGAAGGTCGCCAACGAAGACGGCACCTTCAAGACCGAGGACGAGATCAAGGAGCTCTACAAGGACGAGGGCATCGACGAGGGCAAGGGCACCATCGCCTACTGCCGCATCGGCGAGCGCTCCTCGATCGCGTGGTTCGCGCTCCACGAGCTGCTGGGCTACGAGGACGTCAAGAACTACGACGGTTCATGGACGGAATACGGCTCGCTCGTCGGCGTGCCGGTCGAGTTGGGAGCGAAGTGA
- a CDS encoding DUF4395 domain-containing protein → MSAGPAVDPRGPRFAAILTTIVLAVVLVTQWWPLLAIQTVVFAIGAFVGLKPAPYSIVYRSLVAPRLGPTEEREDAAPLRFAQAVGFVFALVGTIGFAAGITPLGIVATAFALFAAFLNAAFNFCLGCEMFLLIKRFTPARAS, encoded by the coding sequence ATGTCCGCCGGACCGGCCGTCGACCCGCGAGGCCCGCGGTTCGCCGCCATCCTGACCACGATCGTGCTCGCGGTCGTCCTGGTCACCCAGTGGTGGCCGTTGCTGGCGATCCAGACCGTCGTGTTCGCCATCGGCGCGTTCGTCGGGCTGAAGCCGGCGCCCTACTCGATCGTGTACCGCTCCCTGGTCGCCCCACGCCTGGGCCCGACCGAAGAGCGCGAGGACGCGGCCCCGCTGCGGTTCGCGCAGGCGGTCGGGTTCGTGTTCGCGCTCGTCGGCACGATCGGCTTCGCCGCGGGGATCACCCCGCTAGGCATCGTCGCGACGGCCTTCGCGCTCTTCGCGGCCTTCCTGAACGCGGCCTTCAACTTCTGCCTCGGCTGCGAAATGTTCTTGCTCATCAAACGCTTCACCCCCGCCCGCGCGTCATAG
- a CDS encoding TlpA family protein disulfide reductase: MTGLWVLAVTLVAAVAVGVLLKARNGRVRKAKPVARELPGPVAAALDPASAVTLVQISTTFCAPCRHAKAVLGPLAERTEGLHHVELDVTNQPEVAQSLSVLRTPTTIALTPDGRELLRVGGVPKGPELLAALQPHLTTRTS; the protein is encoded by the coding sequence GTGACGGGACTGTGGGTGCTCGCGGTGACGCTGGTGGCCGCGGTGGCCGTCGGCGTCCTGCTGAAGGCCCGCAACGGGCGCGTCCGCAAGGCGAAACCCGTCGCGCGCGAGCTGCCCGGCCCCGTCGCCGCCGCCCTCGACCCGGCGTCCGCCGTGACGCTGGTCCAGATCTCCACCACCTTCTGCGCGCCCTGCCGGCACGCGAAGGCCGTCCTCGGTCCGCTCGCCGAGCGGACCGAGGGCCTGCACCACGTCGAACTCGACGTCACGAACCAGCCGGAGGTCGCGCAGTCGCTGTCCGTGCTGCGGACGCCGACCACGATCGCGCTGACCCCGGACGGCCGGGAGCTGCTGCGCGTCGGCGGCGTCCCGAAAGGACCCGAGCTGTTGGCCGCGCTGCAGCCGCATCTCACGACTCGGACGTCCTGA
- a CDS encoding LmeA family phospholipid-binding protein, translated as MVSRPVTRDDRPGPTPDTRRRGRRARRWVIALIVLVLLLVGADFGAAAYAEHMISQKARTQLQLSDDPSVTIHGFPFLTQALGGDYSHISVSAAGLPVADKLQDVAVNAELENVSAPLSDLTSGNTKAITIGELTGSVTIKAADLARLSPLDKIKDLRIEPSSTAYVENGDAGQSEPTPTTTTGADGQPVDESSTGVRISGHLQFAGKDLEIFCFAMIEADAKGGTINFVPKRLQFGNDQETTVVPQAVQKALMPNFKASISTKDLPLSVTPTGVRVQSGSVTIKGEATDVSFADLSK; from the coding sequence ATGGTGAGCAGGCCCGTGACCCGGGACGACCGACCCGGACCGACGCCGGACACGCGGCGCCGCGGCCGCCGGGCCCGGCGCTGGGTGATCGCACTCATCGTGCTGGTGCTCCTGCTGGTCGGCGCCGATTTCGGGGCCGCCGCGTACGCCGAGCACATGATTTCGCAGAAGGCGCGCACGCAGCTCCAGCTGAGCGACGACCCCTCGGTGACGATCCACGGCTTCCCGTTCCTCACGCAGGCGCTCGGCGGTGACTACAGTCACATCAGCGTCTCGGCCGCCGGCCTCCCGGTCGCCGACAAGCTGCAGGACGTCGCCGTGAACGCCGAGCTGGAGAACGTGTCGGCGCCGCTGTCCGACCTCACCTCGGGCAACACGAAGGCGATCACCATCGGCGAGCTGACCGGCTCGGTCACCATCAAGGCGGCCGACCTCGCCCGCCTCTCGCCGCTGGACAAGATCAAGGACCTGCGGATCGAGCCGTCGAGCACCGCCTACGTCGAAAACGGCGACGCCGGCCAGAGCGAGCCGACGCCGACCACCACGACCGGCGCCGACGGCCAGCCCGTCGACGAGTCGAGCACCGGCGTCCGCATTTCGGGACACCTTCAGTTCGCGGGCAAGGATCTGGAAATCTTCTGCTTCGCGATGATCGAAGCCGACGCGAAGGGCGGGACGATCAACTTCGTCCCCAAGCGGCTGCAGTTCGGGAATGACCAGGAGACCACGGTCGTTCCCCAGGCGGTGCAGAAGGCGCTGATGCCGAACTTCAAGGCGTCGATCAGCACGAAGGACCTGCCGCTGTCGGTCACCCCGACCGGCGTGCGGGTGCAGAGCGGATCGGTCACGATCAAGGGCGAAGCGACCGATGTGTCCTTCGCGGACTTGAGCAAGTAG
- a CDS encoding winged helix-turn-helix transcriptional regulator yields the protein MSLDLLVLTAEADATSVLPALDLLPHTVRVRPPEVTALLDAGHRDVIVLDARSDLASAKSLCRLLKGAGEDEAATPIIAVVGEGGLVAVSAEWRTDDILLPTAGPAEVDARLRLVTTRDGGSAQVDAELRVGELVIDEATYTARLRKRTLELTYKEFELLKYLAQHAGRVFTRAQLLQEVWGYDFFGGTRTVDVHVRRLRAKLGPEHEQMIGTVRNVGYKFERPAKGGAPRQPVPAEAPAETPELAH from the coding sequence ATGAGCCTGGACCTTCTGGTGCTGACTGCGGAAGCCGACGCCACTTCGGTGCTCCCGGCGCTGGACCTGCTGCCGCACACCGTACGCGTCCGTCCTCCCGAGGTGACGGCCCTGCTCGACGCGGGCCACCGGGACGTCATCGTCCTCGACGCCCGCAGCGACCTGGCCTCGGCGAAGAGCCTCTGCCGGCTGCTCAAGGGCGCCGGTGAAGACGAGGCAGCCACGCCGATCATCGCCGTCGTCGGCGAGGGCGGCCTGGTGGCGGTCAGCGCCGAGTGGCGCACCGACGACATCCTCCTGCCCACCGCGGGCCCGGCCGAGGTCGACGCCCGGCTGCGGCTGGTCACGACCCGCGACGGCGGCTCCGCGCAGGTCGACGCCGAGCTGCGGGTCGGCGAGCTGGTCATCGACGAGGCCACCTACACCGCGCGCCTGCGCAAGCGCACCCTCGAGCTCACCTACAAGGAGTTCGAGCTGCTCAAGTACCTCGCGCAGCACGCCGGCCGGGTGTTCACCCGCGCCCAGCTGCTGCAGGAGGTCTGGGGCTACGACTTCTTCGGTGGCACGCGCACGGTCGACGTCCACGTGCGGCGGCTGCGCGCCAAGCTCGGCCCGGAGCACGAGCAGATGATCGGCACCGTGCGCAACGTCGGCTACAAGTTCGAGCGGCCGGCCAAGGGCGGCGCGCCGCGCCAGCCGGTCCCGGCCGAAGCCCCGGCGGAGACCCCCGAGCTCGCGCACTGA
- the mshD gene encoding mycothiol synthase, whose amino-acid sequence MTGEGEWRQELDDKQLEDVRGLLLAVREADGRPEVEPEGPLPGEFDGGEHLVACVEGEVVGYVHLDTTGDSFGHQVAELFVHPAHRDRGYGAKLLQALDERAAVGFRLWAHGDHPAARKLALKTGLERKRELLILHTDVEGADWPEPVLRDGVSLRTFVPGQDEDAVVQVNARAFDWHPEQGALTADDIRADEARPWFDADGFFLAEAKGEVIGFHWTKVHEATPGRFGGERVGEVYVVGVDPAAQGGGLGRALTLAGLRYLAGRGLRQIILYVEGDNAPALAVYTKLGFARHETDVQYGR is encoded by the coding sequence GTGACCGGAGAAGGCGAGTGGCGGCAGGAACTGGACGACAAGCAGCTCGAGGACGTCCGCGGGCTGCTGCTGGCCGTCCGCGAGGCCGACGGGCGCCCGGAGGTCGAGCCCGAGGGGCCGCTGCCCGGCGAGTTCGACGGTGGTGAGCACCTCGTCGCCTGCGTCGAGGGCGAGGTCGTCGGCTACGTCCACCTCGACACCACCGGCGACTCCTTCGGCCACCAGGTCGCGGAGCTCTTCGTGCACCCGGCCCACCGCGACCGCGGCTACGGCGCGAAGCTGCTCCAGGCGCTCGACGAGCGCGCCGCGGTCGGCTTCCGGCTCTGGGCGCACGGCGACCACCCCGCCGCACGGAAGCTGGCGCTGAAGACCGGCCTGGAACGCAAGCGCGAGCTGCTGATCCTGCACACGGACGTCGAGGGCGCGGACTGGCCGGAGCCGGTGCTGCGCGACGGCGTCTCGCTGCGGACGTTCGTGCCGGGGCAGGACGAGGACGCCGTGGTCCAGGTGAACGCGCGGGCCTTCGACTGGCACCCCGAGCAGGGCGCGCTGACCGCCGACGACATCCGCGCCGACGAGGCCCGGCCGTGGTTCGACGCGGACGGCTTCTTCCTCGCCGAAGCGAAGGGCGAGGTCATCGGCTTCCACTGGACGAAGGTGCACGAGGCCACGCCGGGCCGGTTCGGCGGCGAGCGCGTCGGGGAGGTCTACGTCGTCGGCGTCGACCCGGCCGCGCAGGGCGGCGGCCTCGGCCGGGCGCTGACCCTGGCCGGGCTGCGGTACCTCGCGGGCCGGGGGCTGCGGCAGATCATCCTGTACGTCGAAGGCGACAACGCGCCGGCGCTCGCGGTCTACACGAAGCTCGGGTTTGCCCGTCACGAAACCGACGTCCAGTACGGTCGGTGA
- the pstS gene encoding phosphate ABC transporter substrate-binding protein PstS: protein MKIMRPLSAVGIVASAALVLAACGSDPAATNSSSSNSASAPAATGTADVECGGKTPLSAEGSSAQKNAIDIFTQQYGKKCQGQQVNYNPSGSGAGVKQFNANQIDFGGSDSPIKDADLEAANKRCASDALNIPLVVGPIAVAYKLSGVDKLVLTPAVTAKIFSGAITKWNDPAIKAVKGNESLTLPDKAIQVVSRADESGTTDNFQKYLGAAAKADWTKGAGKKFNGGVGNGAQGSNGVATAVKASDGGITYVEGAFAKDGLTAALIDSGSGGVELNAANVAKSLDAAKFLKDGSKDLALDLNGIYASNTPGAYPLLLTTYEIVCSKYADPNVAKAVKAFLTVAATDGQQPLSSKGYVPIPQSLQTKVLDSIKAIS from the coding sequence GTGAAGATCATGCGGCCCCTGAGCGCGGTGGGCATCGTCGCGAGCGCCGCCCTCGTGCTCGCCGCCTGTGGTTCCGACCCCGCGGCGACCAACAGCAGCAGCTCGAACTCGGCTTCGGCGCCCGCTGCGACCGGCACCGCCGACGTGGAGTGCGGCGGCAAGACCCCGCTCTCCGCGGAAGGTTCGTCGGCGCAGAAGAACGCCATCGACATCTTCACGCAGCAGTACGGCAAGAAGTGCCAGGGCCAGCAGGTCAACTACAACCCGAGCGGTTCGGGTGCCGGCGTCAAGCAGTTCAACGCCAACCAGATCGACTTCGGCGGCTCGGACTCGCCGATCAAGGACGCGGACCTCGAGGCGGCCAACAAGCGCTGCGCGAGCGACGCCCTGAACATCCCGCTGGTCGTCGGCCCGATCGCGGTCGCCTACAAGCTGTCCGGCGTGGACAAGCTGGTGCTGACCCCGGCGGTGACCGCCAAGATCTTCAGCGGTGCCATCACCAAGTGGAACGACCCGGCCATCAAGGCGGTCAAGGGCAACGAGAGCCTGACCCTGCCGGACAAGGCGATCCAGGTCGTCTCCCGCGCCGACGAGTCGGGCACCACCGACAACTTCCAGAAGTACCTGGGCGCGGCGGCGAAGGCCGACTGGACCAAGGGTGCCGGCAAGAAGTTCAACGGTGGCGTCGGCAACGGTGCGCAGGGCTCCAACGGCGTCGCGACCGCGGTGAAGGCCTCCGACGGCGGCATCACCTACGTCGAGGGCGCGTTCGCCAAGGACGGCCTGACCGCGGCCCTCATCGACAGCGGCTCCGGCGGCGTCGAGCTCAACGCGGCGAACGTGGCCAAGTCCCTCGACGCGGCCAAGTTCCTCAAGGACGGCTCGAAGGACCTCGCACTCGACCTCAACGGCATCTACGCCAGCAACACCCCGGGTGCCTACCCGCTGCTGCTGACGACCTACGAGATCGTCTGCTCGAAGTACGCGGACCCGAACGTCGCGAAGGCCGTCAAGGCGTTCCTGACGGTGGCGGCCACCGACGGCCAGCAGCCGCTGTCCTCGAAGGGCTACGTGCCGATCCCGCAGTCGCTGCAGACGAAGGTCCTGGACTCCATCAAGGCGATCTCCTGA
- the pstC gene encoding phosphate ABC transporter permease subunit PstC, producing MRAGDRIFQNLTTGAGIFVVALIGLIGIFLLIQAIPALKADKVNFLTNHGWSTNDPANMAFGILDLLEVTVATSLVALIIAMPVSLGIALFLTQYAPKRLARPFAYVVDLLAAVPSIIFGLWGILVFAPAIEPFSQWINDTFSWFPLLAPGNVAPSVRGTIFTAGIVLAVMILPIITSLSREVFERTPTPHIEGALALGATRWEVIRTTVLPFGKAGYVGASMLGLGRALGETIALAVILLIPQGKNFDWSLFDGGSTFASKIAANYSEFNNEVSAGAYIAAGLVLFVLTFVVNFAARSIIAKKGD from the coding sequence GTGCGGGCCGGTGACCGCATCTTCCAGAACCTGACCACCGGGGCCGGGATCTTCGTCGTCGCCCTGATCGGCCTGATCGGCATCTTCCTGCTCATCCAGGCGATCCCGGCGCTGAAGGCCGACAAGGTCAACTTCCTGACCAACCACGGCTGGTCGACCAACGACCCGGCGAACATGGCGTTCGGCATCCTCGACCTCCTCGAGGTCACGGTGGCGACGTCGCTCGTGGCGCTGATCATCGCGATGCCGGTCTCGCTGGGCATCGCGCTGTTCCTGACCCAGTACGCGCCGAAGCGGCTCGCGCGGCCGTTCGCCTACGTCGTCGACCTGCTCGCCGCGGTGCCGTCGATCATCTTCGGCCTCTGGGGCATCCTGGTGTTCGCCCCGGCGATCGAGCCGTTCTCGCAGTGGATCAACGACACGTTCTCGTGGTTCCCGCTGCTGGCGCCCGGCAACGTCGCGCCGAGCGTGCGCGGCACGATCTTCACCGCCGGCATCGTGCTGGCCGTGATGATCCTGCCGATCATCACGTCGCTCTCGCGCGAGGTGTTCGAGCGGACGCCGACCCCGCACATCGAGGGCGCGCTGGCCCTCGGCGCCACCCGCTGGGAAGTCATCCGCACCACGGTCCTGCCGTTCGGCAAGGCGGGTTACGTCGGCGCCTCGATGCTCGGCCTCGGCCGCGCGCTGGGCGAGACGATCGCGCTGGCCGTCATCCTGCTCATCCCGCAGGGCAAGAACTTCGACTGGAGCCTCTTCGACGGCGGGTCGACGTTCGCTTCGAAGATCGCCGCGAACTACAGCGAGTTCAACAACGAGGTCTCGGCCGGCGCGTACATCGCGGCCGGCCTGGTGCTGTTCGTGCTCACCTTCGTCGTGAACTTCGCCGCGCGGTCCATCATCGCCAAGAAGGGGGACTGA
- the pstA gene encoding phosphate ABC transporter permease PstA, translating to MSTTTLEAPATTPAFQQVSTARKLKNGIATTLVWLSFLIAVVPLVWVLYTVVVDGITRIPYSNWWTEDFGDVLSDEVGGGVLHAIIGSLLQGLVCAIIAVPIGMLVAIYLVEYGRNGKLAKATTFMVDILSGVPSIVAALFIYALWITTLGLPRSGFAVSLALVLLMIPVVVRSSEEMLRIVPDDLREASYALGVPKWKTIMKIVLPTALSGIVGGVMMALARVMGETAPLLVLVGYSAYTNWDIFSGEQAALPLLMNNERVSNPMDPGSVGFDRIWGAALTLVLIIALINLLATVFARLVAPKKK from the coding sequence ATGTCCACCACGACGCTCGAAGCTCCCGCAACGACCCCGGCGTTCCAGCAGGTCAGCACGGCCCGCAAGCTCAAGAACGGCATCGCGACCACGCTGGTCTGGCTGTCGTTCCTGATCGCCGTCGTCCCGCTGGTGTGGGTGCTCTACACGGTGGTCGTCGACGGCATCACGCGCATCCCCTACAGCAACTGGTGGACCGAGGACTTCGGGGACGTGCTGTCCGACGAGGTCGGCGGCGGCGTGCTGCACGCGATCATCGGCAGCCTGCTGCAGGGGCTCGTCTGCGCGATCATCGCGGTGCCGATCGGCATGCTGGTCGCGATCTACCTGGTCGAATACGGGCGCAACGGCAAGCTCGCCAAGGCGACCACGTTCATGGTGGACATCCTCTCCGGTGTCCCGTCGATCGTGGCCGCGCTGTTCATCTACGCGCTCTGGATCACCACGCTCGGCCTGCCGCGCAGCGGTTTCGCCGTGTCGCTGGCCCTGGTGCTGCTGATGATCCCGGTGGTCGTCCGCTCGTCCGAGGAAATGCTCCGGATCGTCCCCGACGACCTGCGCGAAGCGTCGTACGCGCTGGGTGTGCCGAAGTGGAAGACGATCATGAAGATCGTGCTGCCGACGGCGCTGTCCGGCATCGTCGGCGGCGTCATGATGGCCCTCGCCCGCGTGATGGGCGAGACCGCGCCCCTGCTGGTCCTGGTCGGCTATTCGGCTTACACGAACTGGGACATCTTCAGCGGTGAACAGGCGGCGCTGCCCCTGCTGATGAACAACGAGCGCGTCAGCAACCCGATGGACCCCGGGTCGGTCGGCTTCGACCGCATCTGGGGCGCGGCGCTGACCCTGGTGCTCATCATCGCGCTGATCAACCTCCTCGCCACCGTGTTCGCGCGCCTCGTCGCCCCGAAGAAGAAGTGA
- the pstB gene encoding phosphate ABC transporter ATP-binding protein PstB has translation MAKRIDVKDVDIYYGKFHAVDGVTLSVPPRNVTAFIGPSGCGKSTVLRTLNRMHEVIPGARVDGQVLLDGEDIYASAVDPVQVRRTIGMVFQRPNPFPTMSIKDNVVAGLKLGGTKGKKTLDDIAERALRGANLWNEVKDRLNKPGGGLSGGQQQRLCIARAIAVQPDVLLMDEPCSALDPISTLAIEDLIGELKKDYTIVIVTHNMQQAARVSDQTAFFNLAGVGQPGRLVELNDTEKIFSNPDEKATEDYISGRFG, from the coding sequence ATGGCCAAGCGAATCGATGTCAAGGACGTCGACATCTACTACGGCAAGTTCCACGCCGTGGACGGCGTCACCCTGTCCGTGCCGCCGCGCAACGTCACGGCGTTCATCGGCCCGTCGGGCTGTGGCAAGTCGACGGTGCTGCGCACCCTCAACCGCATGCACGAAGTGATCCCCGGCGCCCGCGTCGACGGCCAGGTCCTCCTGGACGGCGAGGACATCTACGCGTCGGCGGTCGACCCGGTCCAGGTCCGCCGCACGATCGGCATGGTGTTCCAGCGCCCCAACCCGTTCCCGACGATGTCCATCAAGGACAACGTCGTCGCGGGCCTGAAGCTGGGCGGTACCAAGGGGAAGAAGACCCTCGACGACATCGCCGAGCGCGCCCTGCGCGGCGCGAACCTCTGGAACGAGGTCAAGGACCGCCTCAACAAGCCGGGCGGCGGCCTTTCGGGCGGTCAGCAGCAACGGCTCTGCATCGCCCGCGCGATCGCCGTCCAGCCGGACGTGCTGCTGATGGACGAGCCGTGCTCGGCGCTGGACCCGATTTCGACGCTGGCGATCGAGGACCTGATCGGCGAGCTGAAGAAGGACTACACGATCGTCATCGTCACGCACAACATGCAGCAGGCGGCGCGGGTTTCCGACCAGACGGCGTTCTTCAACCTCGCCGGCGTCGGGCAGCCGGGCCGGCTGGTGGAGCTCAACGACACGGAGAAGATCTTCTCCAACCCGGACGAAAAAGCCACGGAGGACTACATTTCCGGCCGCTTCGGCTGA
- the phoU gene encoding phosphate signaling complex protein PhoU, with protein sequence MREAYHVELEQLAVNLAAMSVQVADAMERATRALLEVDLSLAEQVISDDAKVDDARAQCEEQAYALLALQAPVATDLRTVLAAIHAAESLERMGDLALHVAKAARRRHPDPVLPEAVRPYFAEMGEVAVKLARSTEQVIKTKDVEAAKTLESDDDQVDDIHRHLFTVLMDREWPHGVAAAVDVTLLGRFYERYADHAVSVAKRMIFVVTGKMPGYGSDDDI encoded by the coding sequence ATGCGTGAGGCTTACCATGTCGAACTCGAACAGCTCGCCGTCAACCTGGCCGCCATGTCGGTCCAGGTCGCCGACGCCATGGAGCGGGCCACGAGGGCACTGCTGGAGGTCGATCTCAGTCTCGCCGAGCAGGTGATCAGCGACGACGCCAAGGTCGACGACGCGCGCGCCCAGTGCGAGGAGCAGGCGTACGCCCTGCTGGCCCTGCAGGCGCCCGTGGCCACCGACCTGCGCACCGTCCTGGCCGCGATCCACGCCGCGGAAAGCCTGGAGCGGATGGGCGATCTGGCGCTGCACGTGGCGAAGGCCGCGCGGCGCCGCCACCCCGACCCGGTGCTGCCCGAGGCCGTGCGCCCGTACTTCGCCGAGATGGGCGAGGTCGCGGTCAAGCTGGCCCGCTCGACCGAGCAGGTCATCAAGACGAAGGACGTCGAAGCGGCGAAGACGCTCGAGTCCGACGACGACCAGGTCGACGACATCCACCGCCACCTGTTCACGGTCCTGATGGACCGCGAATGGCCGCACGGCGTCGCCGCGGCGGTCGACGTCACCCTCCTCGGCCGCTTCTACGAGCGCTACGCCGACCACGCGGTGTCGGTCGCGAAGCGGATGATCTTCGTGGTCACCGGCAAGATGCCGGGCTACGGCTCGGACGACGACATCTGA